A single region of the Manihot esculenta cultivar AM560-2 chromosome 12, M.esculenta_v8, whole genome shotgun sequence genome encodes:
- the LOC110627623 gene encoding uncharacterized abhydrolase domain-containing protein DDB_G0269086-like produces the protein MEGPKLLEIFNLESCVTPSTLTNFFSQKYLDTPLYHIRAPYRNERIVLPDPPPSGLIDPQKDLSIVFFVKQRDYGLTFPFTPFFIEVFQYFGITPRMLSPNSILFMCSFESICLSWGLTPTVRLFVTFFCLVSVGFLRLTSVDKKYDVEKCMFASNLRDIQDAASDVKMDQIKPPKNFTLSRESMNAALDALRAGRSVGETTQRVAEVISTRSQRAFTEGAKKAPRVTARPVEGTELVKTDVPEERFETSATKERAPEGGMEIIPAGESAQGASVEVTPVTEEGEPGPVDDAVSEGAMKGVGSKRLPPSKVLAPAPASKKSRTSKRPDPALPPLEKKKETSVVPLLSAPDNDILNVEDITHQSPASVVAKILRERIFGGVTEALDPHLLALTGLLLMGLFMKVDARDESNRSTVDRQVEEAHLEENLIATSDARGHLAAAQGHLKTLREELAHTKEALKGADKRAAAAEVHRDEVLKQLSSLEEAQKDRDEARCQHESLKADFDAVLAQKDEALARVVHLSQEVEALKKRCAALLEDAKLAEDMVQLECEKRLKEYKESVELKKEIDQACVRNTKPLTR, from the exons ATGGAAGGCCCAAAGCTTCTTGAAATCTTTAATCTAGAGTCTTGTGTTACCCCTTCTACCTTGACGAACTTCTTTTCTCAGAAGTATTTGGACACTCCTCTCTACCATATTCGAGCTCCTTACCGAaatgagaggattgttcttcctGATCCTCCTCCTTCCGGTTTGATAGATCCCCAGAAAGATCTCAGTATAGTCTTTTTCGTTAAACAACGAGACTACGGTCTAACTTTTCCCTTCACTCCTTTCTTCATCGAGGTCTTCCAGTACTTCGGGATAACTCCCCGGATGCTGTCTCCcaactccattttgtttatGTGTTCTTTCGAATCTATTTGCTTGAGTTGGGGATTAACGCCCACAGTGCGTCTGTTTGTAACCTTTTTCTGTCTCGTTAGC GTTGGAttccttcgactgacttctgttgataagaagtatgatgtcgaaaaATGTATGTTTGCGTCCAATCTTCGGGATATCCAAGACGCAG CTTCCGACGTGAAAATGGACCAAATCAAGCCCCCGAAGAACTTCACGCTATCTCGGGAGAGCATGAACGCTGCTTTGGACGCCCTCCGAGCTGGGCGATCAGTGGGGGAGACTACTCAGAGGGTGGCTGAAGTCATTTCCACCAG GTCCCAACGGGCTTTTACTGAGGGGGCGAAAAAGGCTCCTAGGGTCACCGCCAGGCCAGTTGAAGGCACCGAGCTGGTGAAGACGGACGTTCCTGAGGAGAGGTTTGAGACCTCTGCAACTAAGGAGAGGGCTCCTGAAGGGGGGATGGAGATTATCCCTGCTGGTGAAAGTGCCCAGGGGGCTTCTGTTGAGGTCACCCCTGTTACCGAGGAGGGAGAGCCCGGGCCAGTTGATGATGCCGTCTCTGAGGGCGCTATGAAGGGGGTCGGGAGCAAGCGTCTTCCTCCTTCTAAAGTTCTTGCCCCGGCTCCTGCTTCTAAGAAGTCCCGGACCTCCAAGAGACCAGATCCAGCTCTGCCTCCTctcgagaagaagaaggagacttCTGTGGTGCCTCTGCTGTCTGCTCCCGACAATGACATTTTGAACGTGGAGGATATCACTCATCAATCTCCAGCGAGCGTTGTTGCAAAAATCTTGCGGGAGCGGATATTTGGCGGGGTCACGGAAGCTTTGGATCCTCATCTGCTTGCTCTCACTGGCCTTTTG CTGATGGGCCTCTTCATGAAGGTAGACGCCCGGGACGAATCAAATCGGAGCACTGTGGACCGCCAGGTTGAAGAGGCGCATCTTGAAGAAAATTTAATCGCAACCAGCGATGCCCGGGGTCACCTTGCTGCTGCTCAAGGGCATCTGAAGACCCTTAGGGAGGAACTGGCCCATACCAAGGAGGCTCTGAAGGGGGCTGATAAGAGGGCAGCTGCTGCAGAGGTCCACCGTGATGAGGtcttgaagcagctgtcctccttaGAAGAAGCTCAGAAGGATAGGGATGAGGCCCGGTGCCAGCACGAGTCGTTGAAGGCAGATTTTGATGCCGTGCTGGCTCAGAAGGATGAAGCCCTAGCTCGGGTTGTG CACCTCAGCCAAGAAGTCGAGGCTTTGAAGAAGAGGTGTGCAGCCTTGCTCGAGGACGCTAAGCTTGCTGAAGATATGGTCCAGCTGGAGTGTGAGAAGCGACTGAAGGAGTACAAGGAGTCAGTCGAGCTGAAGAAAGAAATCGATCAGGCCTGTGTGCGGAATACAAAGCCTCTGACGAGATGA